A single window of Thalassomonas viridans DNA harbors:
- a CDS encoding response regulator transcription factor, giving the protein MTPLNKYPGNVNPTMIVLFVEDDSKLAQQTINFLENENIEVDYAASIRQALAISDNAGIDQGYDAIILDMNLPDGNGVALAKALTERQPQTPILFLTGQSDLDDKLAAFEAGALDYLTKPFAMAELAIRLKLLARKQPDKSDIFTLAGLEINFSEKMIQRAGRAITLSPQQWQLLALLCRHSPAFVAKETILNNIWPDADASNDMYKSLISRLRNNLSRKDEPGLLAIAPKQGVALREHSE; this is encoded by the coding sequence GTGACGCCATTAAACAAGTATCCGGGTAATGTTAATCCAACTATGATAGTGCTTTTTGTTGAAGATGATAGCAAGCTGGCTCAGCAAACCATTAATTTTTTGGAAAATGAAAACATAGAAGTCGACTATGCCGCCAGCATCAGGCAGGCGCTAGCGATCAGTGACAATGCCGGTATTGACCAGGGCTATGATGCCATCATCCTGGACATGAACTTGCCTGACGGCAACGGGGTAGCCCTGGCAAAAGCGTTAACGGAACGGCAGCCGCAAACCCCGATACTGTTTTTGACCGGGCAATCGGATCTGGATGATAAACTCGCTGCCTTTGAGGCCGGCGCCCTGGATTACCTGACCAAGCCGTTTGCCATGGCGGAGCTGGCGATTCGGCTAAAGCTGCTGGCGCGCAAGCAGCCGGATAAGTCGGACATTTTTACCCTTGCAGGGCTGGAGATTAACTTTTCCGAGAAAATGATCCAAAGGGCGGGGCGGGCCATTACTTTGTCTCCGCAGCAATGGCAGCTGCTTGCCCTGTTATGCCGCCATAGCCCGGCTTTTGTTGCTAAAGAAACCATATTAAACAACATCTGGCCCGATGCGGATGCCAGCAATGATATGTACAAATCCCTGATTTCCCGGTTGCGTAATAACCTCAGCCGCAAAGATGAGCCGGGACTTTTGGCTATAGCCCCGAAACAAGGAGTGGCATTGCGTGAACACAGCGAATAA
- a CDS encoding sensor histidine kinase — MQTNSTAQTSSTAQTGSTAVQGQSLVAYIAWRLLGSFLLIVCLWFFISRAGYYFALDGTADFYLFEDAENAVFLAQEGIEPEILNSEFRQFYSRFEDIPEPVRGLIDDQGHARAVNKTVFIETPKQDIYFLAYQPQPSAPVFYLLHRFDKEDTLDLAPLFLFVGLVAFGAILVVMLAVIYRLKSQLALLSLHLKKPGQEQGEDTPDLMIRDFNQALLSVKHHYREKQQAIKREREFANFLSHEIRQPLSKLNTNLALLDQLDDLPYASVEIIEDVKQLSEDLNQISGAVLQLWLEQGQRDESIELAGLIRQLSHALLPEGLIHDFTFALESVELKSNYGLVRLLLGQLIKNAAQYADSYIHFHLHAQSLEIINDARLSETCDPKDYGYGLGLVMAKKICARLNWHLRINQQKDNFSVVLEYGNSRC, encoded by the coding sequence GTGCAAACAAATTCGACGGCGCAAACGAGTTCAACGGCGCAAACAGGTTCAACGGCAGTGCAGGGGCAGTCACTGGTTGCCTATATTGCCTGGCGTTTGCTCGGCAGTTTTTTGCTGATCGTTTGCCTGTGGTTTTTTATTTCCCGGGCCGGCTATTATTTTGCCCTTGACGGCACCGCCGACTTTTATCTGTTTGAAGATGCCGAAAATGCGGTCTTTCTGGCGCAGGAAGGGATAGAGCCGGAAATACTCAATAGTGAATTTCGCCAGTTTTACTCCCGTTTTGAAGATATTCCCGAACCTGTACGGGGGCTGATTGACGATCAGGGTCATGCCCGGGCAGTCAATAAAACGGTATTTATTGAGACCCCAAAGCAGGATATTTATTTTCTGGCTTATCAGCCGCAGCCATCGGCTCCGGTATTTTATCTGCTGCACAGGTTCGATAAGGAAGATACCCTGGATTTGGCGCCGTTATTCCTGTTTGTTGGCCTGGTTGCTTTTGGGGCTATTTTAGTGGTGATGCTGGCGGTGATCTACCGGTTGAAGTCCCAGTTGGCCTTGTTGTCTTTACATCTGAAAAAGCCGGGGCAAGAGCAAGGGGAAGACACGCCGGATTTGATGATCCGCGATTTTAACCAGGCCTTGCTGTCGGTCAAACATCATTACCGGGAAAAACAGCAGGCCATTAAACGGGAGCGGGAGTTTGCCAATTTTCTCAGCCATGAAATCCGCCAGCCGCTGTCTAAGCTCAATACTAACCTGGCGCTGCTGGATCAGCTTGATGACCTGCCGTATGCCTCGGTCGAAATTATTGAAGATGTAAAACAACTCAGCGAAGACCTGAATCAAATCAGCGGCGCTGTTTTACAGCTGTGGCTGGAGCAGGGGCAAAGAGACGAGAGTATCGAGCTTGCGGGACTTATCCGCCAACTGAGCCATGCCCTGTTGCCTGAAGGATTAATACACGACTTTACCTTTGCCCTTGAGTCTGTTGAGCTGAAAAGCAACTACGGCCTGGTCAGGTTGCTGCTGGGCCAGCTAATTAAAAACGCCGCCCAGTATGCCGATAGCTATATCCATTTTCATTTGCATGCGCAAAGCCTGGAAATCATCAATGATGCCAGGCTTAGTGAAACCTGTGATCCCAAAGATTACGGCTATGGCCTGGGGCTGGTGATGGCGAAGAAAATTTGCGCCCGCCTTAACTGGCACTTAAGGATAAACCAGCAAAAAGACAATTTTTCCGTGGTGCTGGAATATGGCAACAGCCGCTGTTAA